In one Solanum dulcamara chromosome 1, daSolDulc1.2, whole genome shotgun sequence genomic region, the following are encoded:
- the LOC129899306 gene encoding pullulanase 1, chloroplastic isoform X3 has protein sequence MSVTVIQMSALLSSTIFAPSEFTRFLLPTHSRLQLSSLTRYRSGFNLRTCRPLNLRCCSTMSLQHQSGNPSCSQDSLFYSKAFWVTKSIIAWNVGAGEGECYLYASRKAGLCVADDGIQGHDVKIKLEWTNYGLPRQVIEKFPHIRDYAAFEVPATLDFQNLVKCQLAVGIFNSDGKCASATGLQLPGILDELFSYTGPLGAVFATEAVSLYLWAPTAQAVQAIIYKSPSEADPVEIVQLKEFDGVWSAIGPRHWEGCYYVYEVSVYHPSSLRIEKCVSNDPYARGLSADGKRTLLVDVDSDDVKPEGWDNLQDVKPNLLSFSDVSVYELHVRDFSANDPTVPHEFQGSYLAFTLQDSAGVQHLKRLSSAGITHVHLLPTFQFAGVEDEKHKWKNTDIEKLNSFPPDSEEQQALITAIQDEDGYNWGYNPVLWGVPKGSYASNANGPCRIIEFRKMVQALNRIGLRVVLDVVYNHLHASGPFSDFSVLDKIVPGYFLRRNADGGIENSTCVNNTASEHFMADRLILDDLKCWAVHYKIDGFRFDLMGHIMKRTMLKAKSLLNSLSTEKNGVDGSSIYLYGEGWDFGEVANNGRGINASQFNLFGAGIGSFNDRIRDALLGGSPFGHPLHQGFVTGLYLEPNDHELGDKANVERMLTVSKDHIQVGMAANLRDFVLTNCDGQEVKGSEVLMHDGTPVGYASSPNEIINYVSAHDNETLFDIISLKTPKDISVEERTRMNHLATSVIALSQGIPFFHAGDEMLRSKSIDRDSYNSGDWFNRLDFSYNSNNWGVGLPPKEKNERNWPLIKPRLADPSYKPQKSHILSAVENFLNLMQIRYSSPLFRLRTANAIQERVRFHNTGPSWIPGLIVMSIEDGHQGVPGLSQLDPIYSYIVVIINPCPTDVSFANLALRAKSLQLHPVQMNSTDDVVKNSTYDASLGCFNVPARTTSVFVEPRT, from the exons ATGTCAGTAACTGTTATTCAAATGTCTGCTTTACTTTCCTCCACCATTTTTGCTCCTTCCGAGTTCACTCGCTTCCTTCTTCCAACTCACTCGAGGCTGCAACTGAGTTCCTTGACTCGGTACCGATCCGGTTTCAATTTGAGAACTTGTCGTCCCTTAAATCTCCGGTGCTGCTCAACAATGTCCCTTCAGCACCAATCTGGAAACCCTTCGTGCTCTCAG GACAGTCTATTCTACAGCAAAGCATTTTGGGTTACCAAATCGATAATTGCTTGGAATGTGGGTGCTGGAGAGGGTGAATGTTACTTATATGCTAGTAGAAAGGCTGGATTATGTGTTGCTGATGATGGAATTCAAG GCCATGATGTGAAAATCAAACTTGAATGGACAAATTATGGACTTCCACGGCAG GTAATTGAAAAATTTCCTCATATTCGAGATTATGCAGCATTTGAAGTCCCTGCAACTCTGGACTTCCAAAATTTAGTCAAGTGCCAATTAGCTGTTGGCATCTTCAATT CTGATGGAAAATGTGCAAGTGCTACTGGATTGCAGTTACCTGGTATTCTCGATGAGTTATTCTCCTATACTGGGCCCCTTGGTGCTGTTTTTGCTACAGAAGCTGTCTCTCTCTACCTTTGGGCACCAACTGCTCAA GCAGTGCAAGCTATCATTTATAAGAGTCCATCAGAAGCTGACCCAGTAGAAATTGTTCAGCTCAAGGAGTTCGATGGTGTTTGGAGTGCTATAGGGCCAAGGCATTGGGAAGGTTGCTACTATGTTTATGAAGTATCTGTTTACCATCCTAGTAGCTTGCGGATTGAGAAATGTGTGAGCAATGATCCATATGCCAGAGG TCTCTCTGCTGATGGCAAGCGGACATTATTAGTTGATGTTGATTCTGATGATGTAAAACCTGAAGGATGGGATAATCTACAAGATGTGAAGCcaaatcttctttccttttctgaTGTCAGCGTCTATGAGCTGCATGTTAGAGATTTCAG CGCCAATGACCCTACTGTGCCTCATGAATTTCAGGGCAGTTATCTCGCCTTTACGTTGCAG GACTCAGCTGGTGTCCAACATTTGAAAAGATTATCAAGTGCTGGTATCACTCATGTCCATCTGCTGCCAACCTTTCAATTTGCTGGTGTCGAAGATGAGAAACATAAATGGAAGAATACAG ATATCGAGAAACTCAACTCTTTTCCACCAGATTCTGAGGAGCAGCAAGCTCTTATCACAGCCATCCAAGATGAAGATGGCTATAATTGGGG GTATAATCCTGTTCTCTGGGGAGTTCCAAAGGGAAGCTACGCTAGTAATGCAAATGGTCCTTGTCGTATCATTGAGTTTCGGAAAATGGTGCAG GCACTTAATCGTATTGGTCTACGTGTTGTATTGGATGTTGTTTACAATCATTTACATGCAAGTGGTCCCTTTAGTGACTTCTCTGTTCTGGATAAG ATCGTTCCAGGTTACTTTCTAAGGAGAAATGCTGATGGTGGCATCGAAAATAGCACATGCGTAAACAATACTGCCAGTGAGCATTTCATGGCTGACCGCTTAATTCTTGACGACCTCAAGTGCTGGGCAGTTCATTATAAG ATTGATGGATTTCGGTTTGACCTGATGGGTCACATAATGAAGCGTACAATG TTGAAGGCAAAGTCATTGCTGAATAGCTTGTCAACAGAAAAAAATGGCGTGGATGGATCAAGTATTTATCT ATATGGTGAAGGATGGGATTTCGGTGAAGTGGCAAACAACGGACGTGGGATAAATGCATCGCAATTCAACCTTTTTGGAGCTGGAATAGGGAG CTTCAATGATCGCATTCGGGATGCTCTACTGGGTGGATCACCTTTTGGTCATCCTCTACATCAAGGTTTTGTAACTGGCCTTTATTTGGAG CCTAACGATCATGAGCTTGGTGATAAAGCCAATGTAGAACGTATGCTTACTGTGTCGAAGGATCACATTCAG GTGGGCATGGCTGCAAACTTAAGGGATTTTGTGCTAACAAACTGTGATGGTCAAGAG GTGAAAGGTTCCGAAGTGCTGATGCATGATGGGACACCAGTCGGATATGCTTCTTCTCCCAATGAAATA ATTAACTACGTGTCTGCTCATGACAATGAGACACTGTTCGACATCATTAGTCTTAAG ACTCCAAAGGACATTTCTGTGGAGGAGAGGACCAGGATGAACCACTTAGCGACCAGTGTAATAGCCCTTTCTCAG GGAATCCCGTTTTTCCATGCTGGAGATGAAATGCTGCGCTCAAAATCAATAGACCGTGACTCTTACAACTCTGGTGATTGGTTCAACAG GCTGGACTTTAGCTACAACTCTAACAACTGGGGTGTTGGTCTCCCTCCGAAGGAGAAGAATGAAAGAAACTGGCCACT aatCAAACCCAGACTAGCAGATCCATCCTACAAGCCTCAGAAGAGTCATATCCTTTCAGCTGTTGAAAACTTTTTGAATCTAATGCAAATACGATACTCCTCACCACTCTTCCGGCTAAGGACGGCCAATGCTATCCAG GAAAGAGTACGATTTCATAATACTGGTCCTTCATGGATTCCTGGACTTATAGTAATGAGCATTGAAGATGGCCACCAGGGAGTTCCAGGGCTCTCTCAATTGGATCCAAT TTATTCCTATATAGTTGTCATCATTAATCCTTGCCCAACTGATGTATCGTTTGCCAATCTTGCACTAAGAGCAAAATCTCTTCAATTGCACCCAGTACAg ATGAACTCAACCGATGATGTTGTTAAAAACTCAACATATGATGCATCCTTGGGTTGCTTTAACGTGCCTGCCCGGACAACTTCTGTGTTTGTTGAGCCAAG GACTTAA
- the LOC129899306 gene encoding pullulanase 1, chloroplastic isoform X5 → MDKLWTSTAADGKCASATGLQLPGILDELFSYTGPLGAVFATEAVSLYLWAPTAQAVQAIIYKSPSEADPVEIVQLKEFDGVWSAIGPRHWEGCYYVYEVSVYHPSSLRIEKCVSNDPYARGLSADGKRTLLVDVDSDDVKPEGWDNLQDVKPNLLSFSDVSVYELHVRDFSANDPTVPHEFQGSYLAFTLQDSAGVQHLKRLSSAGITHVHLLPTFQFAGVEDEKHKWKNTDIEKLNSFPPDSEEQQALITAIQDEDGYNWGYNPVLWGVPKGSYASNANGPCRIIEFRKMVQALNRIGLRVVLDVVYNHLHASGPFSDFSVLDKIVPGYFLRRNADGGIENSTCVNNTASEHFMADRLILDDLKCWAVHYKIDGFRFDLMGHIMKRTMLKAKSLLNSLSTEKNGVDGSSIYLYGEGWDFGEVANNGRGINASQFNLFGAGIGSFNDRIRDALLGGSPFGHPLHQGFVTGLYLEPNDHELGDKANVERMLTVSKDHIQVGMAANLRDFVLTNCDGQEVKGSEVLMHDGTPVGYASSPNEIINYVSAHDNETLFDIISLKTPKDISVEERTRMNHLATSVIALSQGIPFFHAGDEMLRSKSIDRDSYNSGDWFNRLDFSYNSNNWGVGLPPKEKNERNWPLIKPRLADPSYKPQKSHILSAVENFLNLMQIRYSSPLFRLRTANAIQERVRFHNTGPSWIPGLIVMSIEDGHQGVPGLSQLDPIYSYIVVIINPCPTDVSFANLALRAKSLQLHPVQMNSTDDVVKNSTYDASLGCFNVPARTTSVFVEPSLLSNDHMYRAFFRIVGAS, encoded by the exons ATGGACAAATTATGGACTTCCACGGCAG CTGATGGAAAATGTGCAAGTGCTACTGGATTGCAGTTACCTGGTATTCTCGATGAGTTATTCTCCTATACTGGGCCCCTTGGTGCTGTTTTTGCTACAGAAGCTGTCTCTCTCTACCTTTGGGCACCAACTGCTCAA GCAGTGCAAGCTATCATTTATAAGAGTCCATCAGAAGCTGACCCAGTAGAAATTGTTCAGCTCAAGGAGTTCGATGGTGTTTGGAGTGCTATAGGGCCAAGGCATTGGGAAGGTTGCTACTATGTTTATGAAGTATCTGTTTACCATCCTAGTAGCTTGCGGATTGAGAAATGTGTGAGCAATGATCCATATGCCAGAGG TCTCTCTGCTGATGGCAAGCGGACATTATTAGTTGATGTTGATTCTGATGATGTAAAACCTGAAGGATGGGATAATCTACAAGATGTGAAGCcaaatcttctttccttttctgaTGTCAGCGTCTATGAGCTGCATGTTAGAGATTTCAG CGCCAATGACCCTACTGTGCCTCATGAATTTCAGGGCAGTTATCTCGCCTTTACGTTGCAG GACTCAGCTGGTGTCCAACATTTGAAAAGATTATCAAGTGCTGGTATCACTCATGTCCATCTGCTGCCAACCTTTCAATTTGCTGGTGTCGAAGATGAGAAACATAAATGGAAGAATACAG ATATCGAGAAACTCAACTCTTTTCCACCAGATTCTGAGGAGCAGCAAGCTCTTATCACAGCCATCCAAGATGAAGATGGCTATAATTGGGG GTATAATCCTGTTCTCTGGGGAGTTCCAAAGGGAAGCTACGCTAGTAATGCAAATGGTCCTTGTCGTATCATTGAGTTTCGGAAAATGGTGCAG GCACTTAATCGTATTGGTCTACGTGTTGTATTGGATGTTGTTTACAATCATTTACATGCAAGTGGTCCCTTTAGTGACTTCTCTGTTCTGGATAAG ATCGTTCCAGGTTACTTTCTAAGGAGAAATGCTGATGGTGGCATCGAAAATAGCACATGCGTAAACAATACTGCCAGTGAGCATTTCATGGCTGACCGCTTAATTCTTGACGACCTCAAGTGCTGGGCAGTTCATTATAAG ATTGATGGATTTCGGTTTGACCTGATGGGTCACATAATGAAGCGTACAATG TTGAAGGCAAAGTCATTGCTGAATAGCTTGTCAACAGAAAAAAATGGCGTGGATGGATCAAGTATTTATCT ATATGGTGAAGGATGGGATTTCGGTGAAGTGGCAAACAACGGACGTGGGATAAATGCATCGCAATTCAACCTTTTTGGAGCTGGAATAGGGAG CTTCAATGATCGCATTCGGGATGCTCTACTGGGTGGATCACCTTTTGGTCATCCTCTACATCAAGGTTTTGTAACTGGCCTTTATTTGGAG CCTAACGATCATGAGCTTGGTGATAAAGCCAATGTAGAACGTATGCTTACTGTGTCGAAGGATCACATTCAG GTGGGCATGGCTGCAAACTTAAGGGATTTTGTGCTAACAAACTGTGATGGTCAAGAG GTGAAAGGTTCCGAAGTGCTGATGCATGATGGGACACCAGTCGGATATGCTTCTTCTCCCAATGAAATA ATTAACTACGTGTCTGCTCATGACAATGAGACACTGTTCGACATCATTAGTCTTAAG ACTCCAAAGGACATTTCTGTGGAGGAGAGGACCAGGATGAACCACTTAGCGACCAGTGTAATAGCCCTTTCTCAG GGAATCCCGTTTTTCCATGCTGGAGATGAAATGCTGCGCTCAAAATCAATAGACCGTGACTCTTACAACTCTGGTGATTGGTTCAACAG GCTGGACTTTAGCTACAACTCTAACAACTGGGGTGTTGGTCTCCCTCCGAAGGAGAAGAATGAAAGAAACTGGCCACT aatCAAACCCAGACTAGCAGATCCATCCTACAAGCCTCAGAAGAGTCATATCCTTTCAGCTGTTGAAAACTTTTTGAATCTAATGCAAATACGATACTCCTCACCACTCTTCCGGCTAAGGACGGCCAATGCTATCCAG GAAAGAGTACGATTTCATAATACTGGTCCTTCATGGATTCCTGGACTTATAGTAATGAGCATTGAAGATGGCCACCAGGGAGTTCCAGGGCTCTCTCAATTGGATCCAAT TTATTCCTATATAGTTGTCATCATTAATCCTTGCCCAACTGATGTATCGTTTGCCAATCTTGCACTAAGAGCAAAATCTCTTCAATTGCACCCAGTACAg ATGAACTCAACCGATGATGTTGTTAAAAACTCAACATATGATGCATCCTTGGGTTGCTTTAACGTGCCTGCCCGGACAACTTCTGTGTTTGTTGAGCCAAG TCTCTTGTCAAACGATCACATGTACAGGGCATTCTTCAGAATTGTTGGTGCTTCATAA